GATAACACTACTGTAAGGGAGTGTGCAACTGTTAACAGAGGTACAGCATCCAAAGGTTTTACCAAGGTGGGAAAAGATTGTCTTCTAATGGCATATAGTCATGTGGCACACGATTGTGTCCTACAGAATAATATTATTATTGGCAACTCTACCCAACTGGCCGGTGAAGTAGAAATTGATGATTATGCAATTCTTAGCGGAGGCACTCTTGTTCATCAGTTCTCTCGAATCGGAGCACATACTATGATTCAGGGGGGATCAAAAATATCTAAAGATATTCCGCCATTTGTCATGGTTGGAAGAGAGCCGATTGTATATGTTGGATTAAATGTTGTAGGTCTTCGACGTAGAGGTTATACCAGCGAAAAAATCAATTCTATACAGGAGATGTACAGATTTATTTATCAGTCAGGCTTAAATGTATCCCAGGCAACTGGCAAAATTGACAGTGAAATTCCAGAAAGTGAAGAACGAAAGATGATTTTGGACTTTATTCGTTTGTCCAGCCGCGGTATCGTTCGTGGTAATATGGAGGGGTAATAGCATGCTTCAGATTTATTATCCGGCTGAGTGGTCACCTCAAAGTTGTATACAGATCACATGGCCTCACTCAGGTACCGACTGGGCTGATGTCCTTGAAGAGGTGACTTTAAGCTATATCACGTTATCAAAAGAAATTCTAAAGAGAGAAAAGCTTCTGATTGTTATTCCTCGTGGATATAATATAAAAGATCATTTTACAGAAGATGAACTGGCTAATTTAATCTATACTGAGGTTGATAGCAATGATACATGGGCACGTGATCATGGTGCAATTTCAGTATTTGTTGAAGGTAAACCAGTATTGCTTGATTTTGGATTTAATGGCTGGGGGCTAAAGTTTGCATCAAACTTTGATAATCAGATTACGAGCAGATTATTTGAGAATTCATTGTTTAATGAGTCAGTAAGTTATCAGAATAACCTAAACTTTATACTGGAGGGTGGATCGATTGAATCTGACGGTAAAGGTACAATATTAACAACTTCACAATGCCTTTTAGCTCCAAATCGCAATCAGCCTATGTCTAAGGATCAGATTGAGGATTATCTTAAAAAAACTCTCGGTGCTGAAAGAATCTTGTGGCTAAATCATGGATATCTTGCGGGTGACGATACAGATAGTCATGTTGATACTCTTGCGCGTTTTTGTAATGAGAATACTATTGCCTATGTAAAATGTGAAGATGTTACAGATGAGCATTATACTGAACTTAAAGCAATGGAGGATGAACTCAAATCATTTGTTACTCTTACAGGTGAAAAGTATAATCTTGTTGCAATGCCTATGGCTGATGCTTTATATGGAGACAGTGGACGTTTACCTGCCACATATGCCAACTTTATAATTTTAAATGAAGCTGTTTTGGTCCCTATATACGGTTCATCCAAAGATCAGGTTGCTATAGAGTTATTGCAACAAGTGTTCCCGGATCGTGATATTGTTGGTATTGATAGCCGTCCGTTTATAAAGCAGCATGGGTCTCTTCATTGCTTGACAATGCAGTTTCCGGAGGGTTTTTTATAAACATATATACTATAGTTTTTAATCTGTGAGCTACGTGAAAACAATGAGTGTAGTTTTAATGTTGACTATTAAGGTATATAATTAGAAATTTCATCTTAATATAATTTATTATGAAGGTTGGAATAATTCAACAGGCAAACAGTGCTGATATAACAGACAATATCCATAAATTAAAAGAGAAAATAAGACAACTTGCAAATAGCGGTGCAGAGCTGATTGTGATGCAAGAGCTTCATAACGGGCTTTATTTCTGCCAGACTGAAGATACTGAAGTGTTTGATCAGGCAGAAACAATTCCGGGTCATTCAACTGATACTTTTGGTGAGTTGGCTAAGGAGTTAGGTGTTGTAATTGTTTTATCGCTCTTTGAGAAAAGAGCAGCCGGACTATATCATAATACTGCTGTAGTATTGGAAAAGGATGGATCTATTGCAGGAATATACCGTAAAATGCATATTCCGGATGATCCTGCCTATTATGAAAAGTTCTACTTCACACCAGGTGATTTGGGCTTTAATCCAATTGACACTTCTGTCGGACGATTAGGTGTACTGGTTTGTTGGGATCAATGGTATCCTGAAGCTGCACGGATGATGGCATTGTCGGGTGCTGAAATGCTGATTTATCCTACTGCAATAGGATGGGAGTCATCTGACAGTGATGAAGAGAAGCAACGTCAGCTGGAGGCATGGATCACAGTACAGCGCGGACATGCAATTGCTAATGGAGTTCCGGTTATCTCTGTAAATCGTACAGGTCATGAGACCGATCCATCAGGTCAGACAAATGGTATTCAGTTTTGGGGTAATAGTTTTATTTGCGGTCCTCAGGGAGAGTTTATATTCAAAGCAGATGAAAATGAGATTACCCATATTGTTGAGATCGATAAAAAAAGAACAGAGAATGTAAGACGCTGGTGGCCATTCTTCCGTGATCGTCGTATTGATGAGTATGGAGAATTAACTAAACGATGGATAGACTAGGAAATAATCTTGAATAATCGAATAAAAAAAGGCCGAACAATGAACTGTTCGGCCTTTAAATTGAAAGCACATTCTGAAAAAATTATCTGCGTCCTGAAGAGCTTCTGCTACTAGTTTCTGTATTTCTGCTATTTGAATTTCCAGATCCTGAAGAGCTGCTCCTGTTATTTGTTGATGATGAACTTGATCTTACAGTAGTACTTCTGCTATTACTGCTGGTTGAACTTTGAGATCCTACAGTTGAAGTTCTATTGCTTGATGTAGTTCTTGATGGGCTTACTCTTGTATTGTTATTACTGTTATTAGTACTTACAGAATTTACTGTTGAACTCCTGTTAGTTGAAGTGCTTCTATTAGCCGGTTCAGCGGTTGAGCTTCTGTTAGTGGTTGTATTTCTGTTAGCCGGTTCGGCAGTTGCATTTCTGTTTGTAGTAGTACTTCTGTTTGCAGGATTTACAGTTGCATTTCTGTTTGTAGAAGAGCTTCTGTTGTTAGAGTCAATAGTTGAGTTTCTGTTAGTAGAAGAGCTTCTATCTGTAGAATTAATGGTAGAGGTCCTGTTAGTATTCCTGCTGGCACCACTCTCAGGACGATAAACGCTTACTGTATTGTTACTAACTCTTGTGTTTCTTGCTGAGCGATTATCTGTACTCTCTAATCTCATAACAGTTGCTTTTCTGCCTGTTGTCTGCTCATATTCTCTGACTGTTGGGCCACTATAATAACGATTATCGTTATAGATATATGTATTGTTGATTATAGTTGTTTTGTTATAAATTGCCGGACTGTATCTGTTATAATATCTTTTCATATTGCGGTGATACATATATTTGTGAGGAAGGAAAGTCCAGTAGCTTCCAGGGATATTTATATTTATGTTTATATTGATCCCGGGTCCCATTGGTGCCCAGCCATAGTATCCACCTCCACTTCTCCAGCTTACCCAGGCAGGTGCCCACTCATATCCGGGTACCCAGGCCCATCCATAAAAGTCATCATAGTACCAGCGACCGTAGTGGAATGGAGCCCATCCCCAAGAGTAATCTGATACCCAGGTATTGCCATAATCTGTCATTACCCAGTAACCATTTGTGGCATACGGATGAAAGTTTCTGCCCACGTTAGGAACCCATACGCGACCGTAGCGACCGTTATTTATCCATCTGCCATGAGGTCTGAGTTCATTGTAGAACACATTGAAATTCACCCCTACGCGATCATAATCGGCGTAATAATACTCATCCTCGTAGTAATCACCATATCCTTGAGAGTATACTTCTCTTGTTGAGAAACATGATGTTAACAGCAAGGTTAGTATTGCTAGAGTGATCTGGTGTTTTAATGCTTTTGCTTTCATATCCGTAATCTTTAATAAGTGGAACTTCTTTAATTTAACATTAAGACAAAAATTCAAAATAATGGTTTAACAATATCTCAATTAAATATTATGTTTC
This window of the Lascolabacillus massiliensis genome carries:
- a CDS encoding carbon-nitrogen hydrolase: MKVGIIQQANSADITDNIHKLKEKIRQLANSGAELIVMQELHNGLYFCQTEDTEVFDQAETIPGHSTDTFGELAKELGVVIVLSLFEKRAAGLYHNTAVVLEKDGSIAGIYRKMHIPDDPAYYEKFYFTPGDLGFNPIDTSVGRLGVLVCWDQWYPEAARMMALSGAEMLIYPTAIGWESSDSDEEKQRQLEAWITVQRGHAIANGVPVISVNRTGHETDPSGQTNGIQFWGNSFICGPQGEFIFKADENEITHIVEIDKKRTENVRRWWPFFRDRRIDEYGELTKRWID
- a CDS encoding agmatine deiminase family protein encodes the protein MLQIYYPAEWSPQSCIQITWPHSGTDWADVLEEVTLSYITLSKEILKREKLLIVIPRGYNIKDHFTEDELANLIYTEVDSNDTWARDHGAISVFVEGKPVLLDFGFNGWGLKFASNFDNQITSRLFENSLFNESVSYQNNLNFILEGGSIESDGKGTILTTSQCLLAPNRNQPMSKDQIEDYLKKTLGAERILWLNHGYLAGDDTDSHVDTLARFCNENTIAYVKCEDVTDEHYTELKAMEDELKSFVTLTGEKYNLVAMPMADALYGDSGRLPATYANFIILNEAVLVPIYGSSKDQVAIELLQQVFPDRDIVGIDSRPFIKQHGSLHCLTMQFPEGFL
- the lpxA gene encoding acyl-ACP--UDP-N-acetylglucosamine O-acyltransferase, with the translated sequence MNSISNLAFVHPEAKLGDNVVVEAFAFVDQNTEIGDGTRIMSHATVLYGSRIGKNCTIFPHATIAGIPQDLKFQGEDTTAEIGDNTTVRECATVNRGTASKGFTKVGKDCLLMAYSHVAHDCVLQNNIIIGNSTQLAGEVEIDDYAILSGGTLVHQFSRIGAHTMIQGGSKISKDIPPFVMVGREPIVYVGLNVVGLRRRGYTSEKINSIQEMYRFIYQSGLNVSQATGKIDSEIPESEERKMILDFIRLSSRGIVRGNMEG
- a CDS encoding DUF6600 domain-containing protein; the protein is MKAKALKHQITLAILTLLLTSCFSTREVYSQGYGDYYEDEYYYADYDRVGVNFNVFYNELRPHGRWINNGRYGRVWVPNVGRNFHPYATNGYWVMTDYGNTWVSDYSWGWAPFHYGRWYYDDFYGWAWVPGYEWAPAWVSWRSGGGYYGWAPMGPGININININIPGSYWTFLPHKYMYHRNMKRYYNRYSPAIYNKTTIINNTYIYNDNRYYSGPTVREYEQTTGRKATVMRLESTDNRSARNTRVSNNTVSVYRPESGASRNTNRTSTINSTDRSSSTNRNSTIDSNNRSSSTNRNATVNPANRSTTTNRNATAEPANRNTTTNRSSTAEPANRSTSTNRSSTVNSVSTNNSNNNTRVSPSRTTSSNRTSTVGSQSSTSSNSRSTTVRSSSSSTNNRSSSSGSGNSNSRNTETSSRSSSGRR